From the genome of Ziziphus jujuba cultivar Dongzao chromosome 6, ASM3175591v1, one region includes:
- the LOC107429893 gene encoding serine/threonine-protein kinase BSK7 produces MGCECSKLYWCCSDAEINGPVPEPQSAQNEEKNELDLPTFHEYTVEQLRIATSGFAVENIVSEHGEKAPNVVYKGKLENQRRIAVKRFNRSAWPDARQFLEEARAVGQLRNHRLANLLGCCCEGDERLLVAEYMPNDTLAKHLFHWDTQPMKWAMRLRVALHLAQALEYCTNKERALYHDLNAYRIVFDDDGNPRLSCFGLMKNSRDGKSYSTNLAFTPPEYLRTGRVTPESVMYSFGTLLLDLLSGKHIPPSHALDLIRDRNLQMLTDSCLEGQFSNDEGTELVRLASRCLQYEPRERPNPKSLVAALIPLQKDTEVPSHVLMGIQHGATALPLSPLGEASLRMDLTAIHEILEKLGYKDDEGAATELSFQMWTNQMQETLNSKKKGDVAFRHKDFRAAIECYTQFIDVGTMVSPTVYARRSLSYLMSEMPNEALNDAVQAQVISPVWHMASYLQAAALTALGRENEAQVALKEGSVLENKKTASA; encoded by the exons ATGGGCTGTGAGTGTTCCAAGCTCTACTGGTGTTGTTCGGACGCTGAAATAAATGGACCAGTTCCTGAGCCCCAAAGTGCTC AAAATGAGgagaaaaatgaacttgatttGCCCACATTTCATGAATACACGGTTGAGCAACTTAGGATAGCTACATCAGGCTTTGCTGTGGAGAATATAGTTTCTGAACATGGTGAGAAGGCCCCGAATGTTGTTTACAAAGGGAAACTTGAGAATCAGAGACGAATCGCCGTCAAAAGATTCAATAGATCAGCCTGGCCTGATGCTCGGcaatttttg gAAGAAGCAAGGGCTGTTGGTCAGCTCCGGAACCATCGATTGGCAAATttactgggttgctgctgtgaAGGAGATGAGAGGTTGCTTGTTGCTGAATATATGCCTAATGATACATTGGCAAAGCATTTATTCCACT GGGATACACAACCTATGAAATGGGCGATGCGATTGCGGGTTGCTTTACATCTTGCACAAGCTCTTGAATATTGTACTAATAAAGAACGTGCCCTTTATCATGATCTAAATGCTTATAGAATTGTCTTTGATGAT GATGGCAACCCTAGACTTTCATGCTTTGGTCTCATGAAAAACAGCAGAGATGGGAAAAGTTATAGTACAAATCTGGCATTTACTCCTCCTGAGTATTTAAGGACAG GAAGAGTTACACCAGAAAGTGTAATGTATAGTTTTGGTACGCTTTTGCTTGACCTTCTCAGTGGAAAGCATATTCCTCCAAGCCAT GCGCTTGATCTGATACGAGACAGGAATCTTCAGATGCTAACAGATTCTTGTTTGGAAGGTCAATTTTCAAATGATGAGGGTACTGAGTTAGTACGTTTAGCTTCACGATGCCTACAATATGAGCCCAGAGAACGCCCTAATCCAAAATCTTTAGTTGCTGCTTTAATTCCTCTTCAGAAGGACACTGAG GTTCCTTCTCATGTGTTGATGGGTATCCAACATGGTGCTACAGCTTTACCTCTATCACCTCTTGGTGAAGCTTCTTTAAGAATGGATTTGACAGCAATACATGAGATCTTAGAAAAGCTTGGATATAAGGATGATGAAGGTGCAGCAACTGAG CTTTCATTCCAGATGTGGACCAACCAGATGCAGGAGACACTGAACTCAAAGAAGAAGGGTGATGTAGCTTTCCGTCACAAAGATTTCAGAGCTGCGATTGAGTGCTACACGCAG TTCATTGATGTTGGCACCATGGTTTCCCCAACCGTTTATGCACGCCGTAGTCTGTCTTATCTTATGAGCGAAATGCCAAATGAAGCCCTTAACGATGCGGTACAAGCCCAAGTGATTTCCCCTGTTTGGCACATGGCATCCTATTTGCAAGCTGCAGCTCTCACTGCACTGGGGAGGGAAAACGAGGCACAAGTAGCCCTCAAAGAGGGTTCTGtccttgaaaataaaaagacagCATCTGCTTGA
- the LOC107429900 gene encoding tubulin beta chain yields the protein MVCERIKAQVKNADQGCGDWKFCTENQRKSKKTRREMREILHIQAGQCGNQIGSKFWEVVCDEHGIDPTGNYVGDSHLQLERVNVYYNEASGGRYVPRAVLMDLEPGTMDSLRTGPYGKIFRPDNFVFGQNGAGNNWAKGHYTEGAELIDSVLDVVRKEAENCDCLQGFQICHSLGGGTGSGMGTLLISKIREEYPDRMMMTFSVFPSPKVSDTVVEPYNATLSVHQLVENADECMVLDNEALYDICFRTLKLTNPSFGDLNHLISTTMSGVTCCLRFPGQLNSDLRKLAVNLIPFPRLHFFMVGFAPLTSRGSQHYRALTIPELTQQMWDAKNMMCAADPRHGRYLTASAMFRGKMSTKEVDEQMINVQNKNSSYFVEWIPNNVKSSVCDIPPTGLSMSSTFMGNSTSIQEMFRRVSEQFTVMFRRKAFLHWYTGEGMDEMEFTEAESNMNDLVSEYQQYQDAVAEDDGEYDDEGELLEN from the exons ATGGTATGTGAGCGTATTAAAGCCCAAGTGAAAAATGCAGATCAAGGTTGCGgagattggaaattttgtacTG AGAAtcaaagaaaatccaaaaagaCGAGGAGAGAAATGAGAGAAATCCTCCATATTCAAGCTGGGCAATGCGGCAACCAAATTGGTAGCAAATTCTGGGAGGTTGTTTGTGATGAACATGGAATTGACCCCACTGGAAACTATGTAGGTGATTCACATCTTCAACTTGAGAGAGTGAATGTTTACTACAATGAAGCAAGTGGTGGTAGATATGTACCTAGAGCAGTCTTAATGGACCTCGAACCAGGTACCATGGACAGCTTGCGTACAGGTCCTTATGGGAAAATATTCAGGCCTGATAATTTTGTGTTTGGTCAGAATGGAGCTGGAAACAATTGGGCTAAAGGCCATTATACCGAAGGTGCTGAACTGATTGATTCTGTTCTTGATGTTGTTCGAAAAGAAGCAGAGAACTGTGATTGCCTAcaag GGTTTCAGATTTGCCATTCTTTGGGAGGTGGAACTGGGTCTGGAATGGGGACCTTGTTGATATCAAAGATCAGAGAAGAATATCCTGATAGGATGATGATGACTTTCTCTGTGTTTCCATCCCCTAAGGTCTCTGACACTGTGGTTGAGCCCTACAATGCCACACTCTCTGTTCATCAGCTGGTTGAAAATGCTGATGAGTGTATGGTCCTTGACAATGAAGCTCTCTACGATATCTGCTTCAGAACTCTCAAGCTCACCAACCCTAGTT TTGGAGATCTGAACCATTTGATATCAACAACCATGAGTGGAGTAACATGTTGTCTCCGTTTCCCTGGCCAACTCAACTCCGACCTCCGAAAGCTAGCAGTGAACCTCATCCCTTTCCCACGCCTCCACTTCTTCATGGTTGGTTTTGCACCTTTGACCTCCCGTGGCTCCCAACACTACAGAGCTCTCACCATCCCTGAGCTCACACAGCAAATGTGGGATGCTAAGAACATGATGTGCGCCGCCGATCCCCGCCATGGCCGCTACCTCACTGCCTCTGCCATGTTCCGTGGCAAAATGAGCACAAAAGAGGTTGATGAGCAAATGATCAATGTGCAGAACAAGAACTCGTCTTACTTTGTTGAATGGATTCCAAACAATGTTAAATCAAGTGTCTGTGACATTCCTCCAACTGGATTGTCCATGTCTTCCACATTCATGGGGAATTCCACATCCATTCAAGAGATGTTCAGGAGGGTCTCTGAGCAGTTCACTGTCATGTTTAGGAGGAAGGCTTTCTTGCATTGGTATACAGGTGAAGGAATGGATGAGATGGAGTTTACAGAAGCAGAGAGTAATATGAATGACTTGGTCTCCGAGTACCAGCAATATCAAGATGCTGTGGCAGAGGATGATGGAGAGTATGATGATGAAGgagagttgctggagaattga